Sequence from the Maniola hyperantus chromosome Z, iAphHyp1.2, whole genome shotgun sequence genome:
CGTAATTTAGCGGCAGATCGACAATAAATCTGTATCGTTAGAACTTTAAAAGGTTTCGGGTagattgaaaaatatataaccAGTGCGGGTAGATGCCTGCCGCTCACTGGCAGAGTCGCTCGCAAGCCTCGAGAGACGCCGCACGTTATCTGCGCGTCTACGCCCCAAACCCACCACCCTGGGGCCACCATATAGTGCTGCAGTGCTAGTGTCGGCCGACCCAAGAGGAGACCACGACGAAGCCTGGTGAGTCGGTTTGTTATTTTCTCCTCACTGGTGTCGCGACATACTTTCTAGAAATCATACAGTCCAGCTCTTTAAATCAAGAAGCGATTCGAACCCCCTATCCAACCGAGCTGGCCGGAGTGAACACAAGTGTTTTCCGACCACATTGGGTATGTGTGAATGATGGCTCATAGTCGACCAAGATAATATGTAGGTGGCCTGATAGGTAAATTTGGAactgatataataataaaaattcaaaaaaaaattaaaaccgacttcaataactaccaacacaaaaaaataatttaatttattacccaatatattatgtatacaagagtaacTGACAactgtagttctatagtaatattttttggagccggtgccaattagccgcacaaaccgtctatctactcttcatagtgttttgcgactccacattggcgcagactccaaaaaatattactatagaaatacaataactcttgtatgcataatactagcttctgctcgcggcttcgcccgcgtggcctacaggaaacaaatggctttttttttcagaaacaaacattataacatcatgacgcgcaccctgaacagcaccgaataacacataacTAACCCCCATATCATCCCTtaaggggggattttctcatagtaaactcttagctgacacctaacctcaagaaaaaaccagctttccaaatttcaagtgaataatatcaataattaaaactttcccatacaaactttcatcccctattttaccacccttatgggcaaattttccgaaaatcctgaaacacgtatttcttcatttttgaccgagaacccaaataccaattttcatgcaaataacttgaaaaataacgcacttgcatacaaacttccatcccccatttaacccacttaggggtgaaatttcgaaaaatcctttcttagtggatacctactctttacaaagaatagacaaatgtctttaggaccagcggtttaggctgtgcgttgatatatatgtcagtcagtcagtcagtcaggactttgaattttatatctaTAGATATTgagtaataaatttaattattctttactttttagtgttggtggttattgaagtcggtttttttttttgtttttttttcactattttttgtggccccatcgtactaaaatatgatacgCCTGcctcagatcttcaccaaagtaTATTTTACAGGACCACCTCTCAAGTACGaactaccaaacaaaaaaagaatcattaaaatcggttcatatttggcgaagaaatcgcgtaacaaacatacaaaaagacatacattcgaattgagaacctcctccttttttcaagtcgattaaaaatatgctatgcctggttaaaaccctactgtttacaaagctattacactaatcgcgagcaatttactcttattaattgaggagttccgttctccatctccgaagatattaccaaattaaaatgggaccacctctgaagtatgtcctacagaacctaaaaagaattatcaaaatcggttcataattgacggagtaatcgcgtaacaaacatacaaaaacatacagtcgaattgagaacctcctcctttttttgaagtcggttaaaaatagaagaataTCAAAAGAAAAACACTGCGGCGTAGTCAAGGTCCATGCCGTAGATTATCTGTGAAAATGTGGTGATAAAATCATAACAAGTGTTTCATATGTAAGTGTTTCATATGTAAGTGTATtcatatgtaatttaattaaactttcatttatttatttttctcattttatcgtatttaaaaaaaacaacaacaaattaacaacaaaaattaattaattaaattaatgttattaacaacaaaaattaattaattaaattaatgttattaatctgtcaaaattggttaaacaatAGGCCGTAaaagcacagttcacgacagttaagggaacttgtaacaaaacgtcgaagcttcgacgACGACGATATTTCTTACTTCTCCGTTGCAATGAAGAACTTTCACTGacgaaaaaccttttgtttgtaagcATTTATAGACACATGGTTGCAAGCAAAAGGTTTCTCTCCAGTACGAGTTAGCGCATTTTCTTCTTTGCCATTCCCACTGAGTAATGCCTGCTACGATGATATACCTACTCACAATGGAAAGAATCCTTATTCAAGcaggcatttaaaaaaatgttctccttttgctttttttatataattttttttaaattcgaaATAACCTGTTGGTATTAATTTTCCAACCACCTtaaaactattaaatactttaacTATCAACTACTATATAGAATTCTACAGTAAATTACCAACTAAATGTCCcaattacttatacctactactattaAAATTCTAATCAATTTCAAATTATACTAATATATTGTATCTAATTATATAGGATCTCGTGCCATTTTATGAGTTAGTAACATATTAGAAGTGAAGACGAACCcaagataaaaataaagagaGTACAAGAGTTAATTTTTATCTAATTTCGTTTTAAAGacatttgtatctgaataaagaaCACAACAGTTTACTTTTATGTATATCGAGAATTACAGTTGTTTACTTttacagcttagaaaagctaatAGTGACTGGCAACACGGAgggcaaaagagcgagaggccgctcaccaactaggtggtcagaCCAGTTAATGGGagccagcaggtgtggattttatcacatagtgaaaatggccaccaacagaagccggtggaaacagataatccattcgagggaagtttgccaggaccacgatcttcagcaatgaaaaggaacgaccggagagagagactTTTACAATGGTATGTACCCACGTACATGGTGTTTAAGTGTCACAATTtagtacctaactagcttatgctcgcgacttcgtccgcgtggactacaaaatttcaaaaccctatttcacccccttaggagttgaattttcaaaaatgctttcttagcggatgcctacgtcataatagctatctgcatgccaaatttcagcccgatccgtccagtagtttgagctgtgcgttgatagatcagtcagtcagtcagtcagtcagtcaccttttccttttatatatttagaagatatccACATTAATGTAACAACAATAATGTATATAGgtagtaaaaaaaatagtaggcCAGTAGAACATTCATACGGATAAAAATTCTAGTTTTTAGGGAAAAGGTCACATTAACATATATACATTAAGGTTTTACGAAAATGTTCGATCagttgtttaaaaaataaattggaaaacctttataaaacaattatttttgccatacctttatatacaaataaatatgGCACCACTAAGAAAGTGTGGTTGACTAACTTACACAAATATTAATGATTTTGTTCTGATAGCATAAGGAATGTGCAGCGGATAAACTTTCAAAAAACGGAAACTCCTTGATATTGTTCTCTGcaagtattgtttttttttaattcagatacaagttagcccttgactgcaatctcacctggtggtaagtaacgatgcagtctaagatggaagcgggctaacctggaaggggtatggcagtttttaataaacccatgcccctttggtttctacacggcatcgtaccggaacgctaaatcgcttggcggcacggctttgccggtagggtggtaactatccatggccgaagcctcccaccagaccggaccagaaatttagaaattataaaattccaaatccctgccaggaatcgaacctgggacctcccactaataagacaacagcacttaccactgcgccagggaggtcgtcaaaaggttGTTAGCCATGAAGTTACGTTATTAAATTCACTGTTGTGTGGGTGTATCGAAACAAGATTTGGTCAAAGTGACTCTTTGATAATGCGGTAGTTAACATTGTTGACAATCACTTATTGACATTATCATAAGAGGCACAAGCTATTCTACATACAATAAATGAATTCATTTCGTTTCAGTTTCTCACCCATTGCATtccgaatggcaaaaaaacgGAACTTTTATAGATTtctcatgtctgtctgtccgtccgtatgtcacagacacttttttccgaaactgtAATAActgtactgttgaaacttggtaagtagatgtagaCCTAGTGGCAGCCTACGTCAATCTCAGGGGGTGGGAAGGGCGCAGAATTATTGTCTGCTCGGCCTATCTACCCGGTGAGATTGATAATCCCGCAGTTGACCTGTTTCCGGTGGTCGATTACGCCCGGAAACACGACGCGGAACTACTGGTGGGATGCGATGCTAACGCCCATCACGAAGCCTGGGGAAGCAGCGACACCAACGACAGAGGTGAGTACCTCTACGATTTTCTTCTCGCAAATGGATTCCAGCTCTTGAACAGGGGCTGCACTCCTACCTTTGTTACGAGAGTCAGACAGGAGGTACTAGACATCACCTTTGCTACTGTTTAcgccatttattatattttcaagtaatctattataaatacacacacacgcacattcaaactcacacataagcatgtacgcaatgacatttcctttcaaattccccCTTCAGTCCGATTCCGCATTCTGGCGCTTACGCACGCTGAAAACCGCTCCTGTTTTGCACAACGAATGTGCCACGCAATTAAAAACACCCGCTCCGCTCCAAAAAGTGTGTAAACTCGCGAAATCAAGTGAAAAccgcaactaataaataaacgctAATTAATCCGCTAAAATAAGTGATCTGAACAAACTGTCaagcaaaataggtacctatataaagagCAAAATTAACCTATGACGTGTACATATCATCGCTAATTAATCTTGCTATCGAAACTCCCTTTAATAAAATCAGTGCAGTTAAGTGCAACGGAAGGTCATCCCAAAGATCATCATCAGCAAGGAGCAGATCCCCACTCACCAGTGACCGCCTGAAGCTCAGGTAATCCCACAATCCCCTTGTGGTTCCATCGACCGGATTTAATCCTTTTGTTCCATCGACCGGGATCCGATCCTTTTGTTCCCATCGTCCTGGATCCAATCTGTTCCCTAACTATCCCGTTTGACCTTTAAACCTTCCATGTTCCctcaaaaaacacttacaacAAAACACTGAAAACGCTATTTATATATTCCAATACTTATTTCATAGGTAAGAATCGAATCACGCTTCATACATCGAGTaccgaatttattaaaaaatatacaaaaattttgtatatttacgcATATTTGTGTTCAGATCAtcgcattatattatattaacgcattgtatataattatttacatgtATTTCTCAGTATTTtaggttttaagtttttttttaattctacctGCATTCCGTTCGATAAATTATTCTTTGATCCATAATTATAATCGACCTTATTCGCTTGAAATAACGCTTACTATCGtatatcaaaagtcaaaatggctaagacaaaggaatcgacTAATGTAGAAATCGTTAAATTGGAAGCAAAAaaggaatttttatttcaatcagtTCAGCAAATTTATGATTTGTCACTTAAGGTGAGTGACCACGCACACAGAACGACTTTCATGTCCCGCATTCAATCTTTGGAGAAATTACGTCTAGATTTTACTACGAATTTAGATGAATTAATTTCAGCCTATTTAAACTCTGACCCTAAGTATGTTCCGAACTACTCCGCTCTTGGCGCGTTTGATACTTTATACTGTCAAATACAATATACGTTTAATGAGATTAAGACTGAGTCCACCACTTTGTCTCAGTATGATAATCAATACAGTTTGTTAAACAAAAAGTTACCTCCGCTAGATTTAAAAACCTTTGATGGCAATCCTGCAAAATGGactattttttatgaaaattttgtgaATCTTATTCATAATAACAACAGACTCTCTGACATACAGAAGGTTCAATACTTGATTAGTTGTTTAACTGATAAGGCGCTCTTAGTCTGTTCAGGAATCCCGCCTACATCTGAAAACTATCTTATTATATGGAACGCATTATTAGAAAAATATCAAGACACGAGGGTACAGGCAGCTCAATATATTGATACAATattaaattgtaaacaaaatcaACCGCTCGAATCCTTTGTTGATCAATTCTGCTCTGCGCAAGCAGCTTTGACACGTTTACCTATTAAGAATTTGTCAGATTTTATGATAACGCATATCGCACTCTCGAAATTAAGTAAGGAAACTGTTTCATTGTTTGAACAGACGCATAAACACATTGAAATTCCTACTTTTTCtgatttaaatacatttttaaaagaacaacTAAAGATTCAAACTTTGCGAAGCACTCAAGTTCATCAAACTCCcaataaaaaacctatttcttacaaacctaaatcgcaAACTCAAACGTATACAAGTACAGTCggcaacaataattataatttaaattcgcAAAATACTCAACGCACTTGCATTATATGCAAAAATCAAAACGCTCATCCGCTCTATAAGTGTGAGGTTTTTAAAAGCCAAGACGCAAAAACTAGACTAGATATAGTGaggaaaaatagattttgtGAATTCTGCCTAGGTTTTCACTTAAAATTCCGCTGTAAAAGCCAGGGAAGGTGTGGAAATTGTGCATCTAGCTCACATCACAGCCTTTTATGTAACTCTTTTTCTAGACCTAGGtacgaacctgggacctcacaGTCGCAAGCCCCCTCTTACTCACAGAACCGCTATGGTGCGAATAATAGCAGCGCTCCGATGCCGCCGCTACCGCAGAACGAGAGATCTAGTGATTTAACAAAAATTACAGCACCGCCCCCCGCGTCTCACACTCAAACAGCTACTACTAACTTAACCAGATACATAACAAATTGGGAGGTAAGTACAGAAGTTTCCATGTCAGATCACAGGCACATAAGCTTCGCTTTGACAACTGTGTCTGAGATGGAAACGCTAACTTTTAGGGATCCAAAGTGCACCTCTTGGGCCAAATATCTTGAGAACCTAGAGGAAAATCTGAGGTTAACCCCTAAGAGTATCAAAACGCTGGAATGTCTTGAGTTTGCGGTGGAGGCTGTCACCGAGGGTATGATCAAAGCCTTCGAGGACAGCTGCCCCCTCAAGGTCAGGACCTCGAAGCGGAAAACACCGTGGTGGTATTCGAAGTTAAAAAGACTCCGTGATAAAACACGGAAACTATTCAACAGGGCTAAAAGGACCAATGAATGAAATATATATAGGAAAGCCCTGACGGAATATAGTAAAGAGATCAGGAGAGCCAAGAGAGCATCGTGGAGGAGGTTCTGTGAGGAAATCGATTGTCTGCCTCAAAGCGCGAGACTCCACAAATTGCTCTCCAAAGCCTCTCCGAGCCAACTGGGGCTTTTAAAGGGACCAGACGGCTCATTCACTTCAAATGAGAAGGAAACCCTTGAACTGCTGGCTAGAACTCACTTCCCGGGAGCGGTCTCCCTGAACGCTAGTCGCACTCTGGCGCGCGCTCCACACCGGCCCCGCTCAGAGGACTGGAGGAGAGCTGCCATTGTCTTTAGACCCGGGGCCGTGAGGTGGGCCATCAATTCTTTCAGCGCTAACAAATCGAGCGGGATCGATGGCATTACGCCCCTGCTATTGCAGAGAGGCGTGGAACTATTGATCCCAATCCTGGTAAAGATTTTTAGGGCGAGCTATGCCTGGGGTTACATACCAGAGGCTTGGACCACAGTGAAGGTCATTTTTATACCTAAAGCAGGGAAGAAGGACTATGGGTTACCAAAGTCCTTCAGACCCATTAGCCTCTCCTCGTTCCTACTGAAAACGATGGAGAAGGTGCTTGACAGGTACATAAGGGATACGCTTCTCATTGAGAAGCCTATACACTACACCCAGCATGCCTACTGCAGGGGACGATCTACGGAAACGGCCCTGCTGAACCTTGTCGACAAGGTTGAAAAGGCTCTGGAGGACAAAGAAATCGCCCTCGCGGCGTTTCTAGACATCGAGGGGGCATTTGACAACACTCCAACCCGCACACTGGTGGATGGGCTGGCCGATAAACTGGCCGATACGACCACCACCAGATGGGTGGAGGCAATGCTCTCGAATCGCATAGCCAAATTTGAGCTAAATAACATCTCGATTGAAGTGCTCACAACAAGAGGATGCCCGCAAGGAGGCGTCTTATCGCCCCTGCTGTGGACTCTTGCTGTAGACAAACTACTGTATGAGATG
This genomic interval carries:
- the LOC138404542 gene encoding uncharacterized protein translates to MAGANLALLLTVHIQLKLVVRVDACRSLAESLASLERRRTLSARLRPKPTTLGPPYSAAVLVSADPRGDHDEACENGHQQKPVETDNPFEGSLPGPRSSAMKRNDRRERLLQWYEPGTSQSQAPSYSQNRYGANNSSAPMPPLPQNERSSDLTKITAPPPASHTQTATTNLTRYITNWEVSTEVSMSDHRHISFALTTVSEMETLTFRDPKCTSWAKYLENLEENLRLTPKSIKTLECLEFAVEAVTEGMIKAFEDSCPLKVRTSKRKTPWWKALTEYSKEIRRAKRASWRRFCEEIDCLPQSARLHKLLSKASPSQLGLLKGPDGSFTSNEKETLELLARTHFPGAVSLNASRTLARAPHRPRSEDWRRAAIVFRPGAVRWAINSFSANKSSGIDGITPLLLQRGVELLIPILVKIFRASYAWGYIPEAWTTVKVIFIPKAGKKDYGLPKSFRPISLSSFLLKTMEKVLDRYIRDTLLIEKPIHYTQHAYCRGRSTETALLNLVDKVEKALEDKEIALAAFLDIEGAFDNTPTRTLVDGLADKLADTTTTRWVEAMLSNRIAKFELNNISIEVLTTRGCPQGGVLSPLLWTLAVDKLLYEMAELRIDTQGYADDLVVMVRGNCQSTISYLMQGALNTIEKWCRENQLAVNAEKTVIVPFTRRRNLDKLESPKLNNRSIPFSCEVKYLGITLDQKLTWNLHVDGVLKKAKSALGICSRFAGARWGLKPKVTFWLYTAIVRPMISYASVVWCSKLTQVTTQYKLGSIQRTACLLITGAMSTSPGAALEALLNLPPLFLYLMEEARMGMYRLISQGKVNWLSKTLRDLQNSVLEIPVLGMPSDTMIPKYNFQRSFSVEIPDREDWTNNKITWPSGCLKWFTDGSKSGKDVGCGIYGEKPRIKLYRNLGAYTSIFQAEVYAIIICVETILQHNHVNKTIYIHSDSQAALSALSSEVVNSRLVENCRVNLNTLAQHNRVVLRWVPGHAGIVGNENADILAKSGAKARQIGPEPVCGIPKSLVQLTLLTYCYYDTLNRWRNLPGLNHSKALVKSFSKKVASEVLSLNRSNMCILVRALTGHCGLKRHMYNLKLQGSDICRLCHESPETPMFIASPLR